A window of Cheilinus undulatus linkage group 1, ASM1832078v1, whole genome shotgun sequence contains these coding sequences:
- the adgrg1 gene encoding adhesion G-protein coupled receptor G1 isoform X2, whose amino-acid sequence MEHRLTDSLMVGFILIILLSTGSAEVYEDLKFCGTWRHGNGPLSLSLNLITGCEGVLISASKNSLSIDGQITALCSQSKVIPLHQTGSELESNFCLLWEPMLDQLKLQFKGKNITLCPPASLWGTCCTQLSNGPKSPEATYGILNGKVITDVISDKVHTAYKFNGTPIACKTLHDEVNLGSARVTYIEDKMNGSTAKVQMMKDFQGFNITSPADTSVSAEFTTTVQIPKALKKAASSTNEVVCTFINDNSKFKEGPVEGSILNVVEITVGNDVIKNLSEPIKIGFNHDVIPKGHSRNCVSWDTREDPSKVNWVVNGCKTREQMEPRPVRHLLALTAITSLGCAVSVISCIALIVFLCRKSRRCKEQSLPIHLGLAISLGLLNLLFFFTGVLANVGGECVCAWVGAALHYTLLSSFSWMGIEVFHTFWLVYMVFSPSPRPFVWYLVGFALPVIPISILAGVGDIYGMRKVEQSEDLSDPYKMCWMKINDKAMLAHYLTNLTILAILVISGLVMLLLVYRQIRTRDEWRQNRVAFFSIWGLSCLFGTTWGLTFLDFGPLSDFVLFLFCILNSLQGFLLMLRFFILDRIRKQTGGSGFGSTSTGSTRQHMLQAQEKS is encoded by the exons ATGGAGCACCGACTGACAGACAGCCTGATGGTTGGCTTCATCTTGatcatcctcctctccacag gTTCAGCTGAAGTTTACGAGGACTTGAAATTTTGTGGCACCTGGCGCCATGGTAACGGCCCCCTGAGTCTGAGCCTGAACCTGATCACTGGGTGTGAGGGTGTCTTAATCTCAGCCAGCAAGAACTCTCTGTCCATTGATGGGCAGATCACGGCGCTCTGCAGCCAGTCTAAAGTGATCCCCCTTCATCAGACTGGCTCAGAGTTGGAAAGCAACTTCTGTTTGCTCTGGGAGCCGATGCTGGACCAGCTCAAGCTGCAG ttcaaaggaaaaaacatcacTTTGTGCCCGCCTGCCAGCCTGTGGGGCACCTGCTGCACCCAGCTGTCTAATGGCCCCAAATCACCTGAAGCGACTTATGGGATCCTGAATGGAAAAGTCATAACAGATGTCATCAGCGACAAAGTGCATACAGCCTACAAGTTCAACGGGACGCCCATCGCCTGCA AAACATTACATGATGAAGTTAACCTGGGATCTGCCCGAGTCACATA TATCGAGGACAAAATGAACGGCAGCACTGCTAAAGTTCAGATGATGAAGGATTTCCAGGGCTTCAACATCACATCACCA GCTGACACAAGTGTTTCTGCAGAGTTCACAACCACTGTTCAAATCCCCAAAGCACTAAAGAAAGCTGCAAGTAGTACCAACGAAGTTGTCTGCACTTTCATTAATGACAACTCAAAGTTCAAG gAGGGTCCAGTTGAGGGCAGCATCCTAAATGTGGTGGAAATCACAGTGGGGAATGATGTAATCAAAAACCTATCTGAGCCAATAAAGATAGGTTTCAACCATGATGTCATACCT AAAGGTCACTCAAGGAATTGTGTTTCATGGGACACCAGGGAAG ATCCCTCAAAAGTCAACTGGGTGGTCAACGGATGTAAGACCCGAGAG CAAATGGAGCCTCGACCAGTGCGCCATCTCCTGGCTCTGACTGCAATTACATCTCTGGGCTGTGCTGTGTCTGTGATCAGCTGCATTGCTCTcattgtttttctctgcaggaaGAG TCGGCGTTGTAAGGAGCAGTCCCTGCCAATCCATTTGGGCTTAGCGATTTCTCTTGGCCTCCTCAACCTGCTCTTCTTCTTCACTGGGGTCCTGGCTAATGTGGGAGGGGAGTGCGTGTGCGCCTGGGTGGGTGCAGCCCTCCACTACACTCTGCTCAGTTCTTTCAGCTGGATGGGTATAGAGGTTTTCCACACCTTCTGGTTGGTCTACATGGTTTTCAGCCCCTCTCCAAGGCCGTTTGTGTGGTACCTGGTCGGTTTTG ctcttcctgttATCCCGATTAGCATTCTGGCTGGAGTTGGAGACATTTATGGGATGAGAAAGGTGGAACAAAGTGAAGACTTGTCAGATCCTTATAAGAT gtgCTGGATGAAAATTAATGACAAGGCCATGCTTGCCCACTACTTAACCAACTTGACCATCCTGGCCATCCTGGTGATCTCAGGCTTGGTGATGCTGCTCCTGGTCTACAGGCAGATCCGTACCAGGGATGAATGGAGACAGAACCGAGTGGCTTTCTTCAGCATCTGGGGCCTCAGCTGTCTCTTTGGGACAACATGGGGTCTGACCTTCTTGGACTTTGGACCTCTCTCCGACTTTGTTCTCTTCCTGTTCTGCATTCTCAACTCTCTTCAAG GATTTTTGCTGATGCTGCGGTTCTTCATTCTGGACCGGATAAGGAAACAGACTGGAGGCTCTGGATTTGGCAGCACAAGCACCGGATCTACCAGACAACACATGCTACAGGCTCAAGAGAAGAGCTAG
- the adgrg1 gene encoding adhesion G-protein coupled receptor G1 isoform X1, whose amino-acid sequence MEHRLTDSLMVGFILIILLSTGSAEVYEDLKFCGTWRHGNGPLSLSLNLITGCEGVLISASKNSLSIDGQITALCSQSKVIPLHQTGSELESNFCLLWEPMLDQLKLQFKGKNITLCPPASLWGTCCTQLSNGPKSPEATYGILNGKVITDVISDKVHTAYKFNGTPIACKTLHDEVNLGSARVTYIEDKMNGSTAKVQMMKDFQGFNITSPADTSVSAEFTTTVQIPKALKKAASSTNEVVCTFINDNSKFKEGPVEGSILNVVEITVGNDVIKNLSEPIKIGFNHDVIPKGHSRNCVSWDTREDPSKVNWVVNGCKTREVGAKQTECECTHLTYFTVLVQMEPRPVRHLLALTAITSLGCAVSVISCIALIVFLCRKSRRCKEQSLPIHLGLAISLGLLNLLFFFTGVLANVGGECVCAWVGAALHYTLLSSFSWMGIEVFHTFWLVYMVFSPSPRPFVWYLVGFALPVIPISILAGVGDIYGMRKVEQSEDLSDPYKMCWMKINDKAMLAHYLTNLTILAILVISGLVMLLLVYRQIRTRDEWRQNRVAFFSIWGLSCLFGTTWGLTFLDFGPLSDFVLFLFCILNSLQGFLLMLRFFILDRIRKQTGGSGFGSTSTGSTRQHMLQAQEKS is encoded by the exons ATGGAGCACCGACTGACAGACAGCCTGATGGTTGGCTTCATCTTGatcatcctcctctccacag gTTCAGCTGAAGTTTACGAGGACTTGAAATTTTGTGGCACCTGGCGCCATGGTAACGGCCCCCTGAGTCTGAGCCTGAACCTGATCACTGGGTGTGAGGGTGTCTTAATCTCAGCCAGCAAGAACTCTCTGTCCATTGATGGGCAGATCACGGCGCTCTGCAGCCAGTCTAAAGTGATCCCCCTTCATCAGACTGGCTCAGAGTTGGAAAGCAACTTCTGTTTGCTCTGGGAGCCGATGCTGGACCAGCTCAAGCTGCAG ttcaaaggaaaaaacatcacTTTGTGCCCGCCTGCCAGCCTGTGGGGCACCTGCTGCACCCAGCTGTCTAATGGCCCCAAATCACCTGAAGCGACTTATGGGATCCTGAATGGAAAAGTCATAACAGATGTCATCAGCGACAAAGTGCATACAGCCTACAAGTTCAACGGGACGCCCATCGCCTGCA AAACATTACATGATGAAGTTAACCTGGGATCTGCCCGAGTCACATA TATCGAGGACAAAATGAACGGCAGCACTGCTAAAGTTCAGATGATGAAGGATTTCCAGGGCTTCAACATCACATCACCA GCTGACACAAGTGTTTCTGCAGAGTTCACAACCACTGTTCAAATCCCCAAAGCACTAAAGAAAGCTGCAAGTAGTACCAACGAAGTTGTCTGCACTTTCATTAATGACAACTCAAAGTTCAAG gAGGGTCCAGTTGAGGGCAGCATCCTAAATGTGGTGGAAATCACAGTGGGGAATGATGTAATCAAAAACCTATCTGAGCCAATAAAGATAGGTTTCAACCATGATGTCATACCT AAAGGTCACTCAAGGAATTGTGTTTCATGGGACACCAGGGAAG ATCCCTCAAAAGTCAACTGGGTGGTCAACGGATGTAAGACCCGAGAGGTTGGAGCAAAACAAACTGAGTGCGAGTGTACCCATCTGACTTACTTCACTGTACTGGTG CAAATGGAGCCTCGACCAGTGCGCCATCTCCTGGCTCTGACTGCAATTACATCTCTGGGCTGTGCTGTGTCTGTGATCAGCTGCATTGCTCTcattgtttttctctgcaggaaGAG TCGGCGTTGTAAGGAGCAGTCCCTGCCAATCCATTTGGGCTTAGCGATTTCTCTTGGCCTCCTCAACCTGCTCTTCTTCTTCACTGGGGTCCTGGCTAATGTGGGAGGGGAGTGCGTGTGCGCCTGGGTGGGTGCAGCCCTCCACTACACTCTGCTCAGTTCTTTCAGCTGGATGGGTATAGAGGTTTTCCACACCTTCTGGTTGGTCTACATGGTTTTCAGCCCCTCTCCAAGGCCGTTTGTGTGGTACCTGGTCGGTTTTG ctcttcctgttATCCCGATTAGCATTCTGGCTGGAGTTGGAGACATTTATGGGATGAGAAAGGTGGAACAAAGTGAAGACTTGTCAGATCCTTATAAGAT gtgCTGGATGAAAATTAATGACAAGGCCATGCTTGCCCACTACTTAACCAACTTGACCATCCTGGCCATCCTGGTGATCTCAGGCTTGGTGATGCTGCTCCTGGTCTACAGGCAGATCCGTACCAGGGATGAATGGAGACAGAACCGAGTGGCTTTCTTCAGCATCTGGGGCCTCAGCTGTCTCTTTGGGACAACATGGGGTCTGACCTTCTTGGACTTTGGACCTCTCTCCGACTTTGTTCTCTTCCTGTTCTGCATTCTCAACTCTCTTCAAG GATTTTTGCTGATGCTGCGGTTCTTCATTCTGGACCGGATAAGGAAACAGACTGGAGGCTCTGGATTTGGCAGCACAAGCACCGGATCTACCAGACAACACATGCTACAGGCTCAAGAGAAGAGCTAG